The Thalassospira sp. TSL5-1 genomic interval GCGGCAGTATAGTCCCCGCCCATCGGCAGATAATCTTTGCCATGTATGGAAACGGGGCGTTTTTTGCGTGCAATGACGGTATTGATTGACTGTTCGATATATTCGGGTTGGCCTTCTTCGATGATCAATACGGAATCAAGGTTCTGGCAGAACGCATCCACTTCGTCCGGTATTGTGGGATAGGCGACATTCATCACATAAATCGGCAGCTTTGAGTTGCCATAGGCATCGCTAAGGCCCAAAAGCTGTAAGGCACGAATGGTGCTGTTATACATGCCCCCCACAACGATCAGGCCCGTTTTTCCCTGTTTGTCTTTTCCATCGGGGCCAGAAAATTCGTTCAGTTTGTTTTCCTGGATGAATTTGATGCCTGCAGGCCAGCGTTTTTCAATTTTTTCCGTTTCATGTTCATAGGCGGCCGGGGGGAGAACAATGCGGCCGAGATCGCGTTTGGGGGCGTTCATTGCGTCGCGCAGGGTGAATTCCGGGCGTTTGTTATCCTTGCAGACGAACGAACCCGTCATATGACAGGACCGCACCCGGACCTGAAGCATGACAGGTGTATTTGATGCCTCGGACAGTTCGAATCCTTTTTCGATCAGATTGACGATGCAGGATTGTTCGGGGCGCGGGTCCAAAAGCCACATTTGTGATTTCATGGCAAAGGCATGGGTGCGTTCCTGCATGATCGACGATCCCTCGCCGTAATCTTCGCCCACAATGACCATTGCACCGCCGGTAACTCCGCCCGAAGACAGGTTGGACAGGGCATCCGACGCCATGTTTGTGCCCACGGTTGATTTCCACGCGACGGCTCCACGCAAAGGATACATGACAGACGCCGATAGCATGGCACCTGCTGTTGCCTCGCTGGCGGAGCTTTGGAAAACAACACCCAAATCATCGAGAATGTCATTTGCGTCGGCCAGAACATCCATAAGGTGCGAAATTGGCGACCCCTGATAGCCGCCGACATAGGCGACCCCTGACTGTAACAAAGCCTTGGTGATGGCGAGAATTCCCTCACCACGAAACAGGTCTCCCTCACCCAGCTTCAGGTCTTCGACTTCTTTTGCGAAAGATCTCTCTGCCATAAATTCCTCCAAAAAATATATGGTAATGAATAAATTTATATGTAAAATAAGTCAATGGTCAGGTTAAAAATCAATCAAAAGCGGTCTGTCCATCAGGGAAAAAGGAAGTTAGATCATGCAGATAGCGAGACCAGACAGCGCGGTCGAAGAGATTCTCCCGAGTGTGGCCGGTTTTCTTGAGTCGCCCGTAAGGATGGTTATTGGTGACCAGAAGGTAGCAAGCGATACCTCTGAAACGCTTGCTGTGTTCAACCCTGCAACCGGGCAGAAAATTGCCGAAGTCCCCAAGGGTAACGCACAGGATATTGATAAGGCCGTTAAGGCTGCGCGCGGTGCATTAAAAGGTGAATGGTCTCGCATGCGGCCAGCAGACCGCCAGCGTGTTATGCTGAAACTGGCGGATTTGATCGAGGCCAATGGCGAAGAACTGGCGCAGCTTGAAACGTTGAATAACGGCAAGTCAGTGATGTTGTCGCGCATGATCGAGGTCGGCGCGTCGGCAGACTATATGCGTTACATGGCAGGGTGGGCGACCAAGATCGAAGGTTCGACCATCGATGTTTCAATTCCTGTGCCGCCAGGTACAAAATATCACGCTTATACGCGCAAGGAACCGGTCGGTGTTGTCGGGGCGATCACGCCCTGGAATTTCCCCCTTAATATGGCGGTCTGGAAAATTGCGCCGGCATTGGCATGCGGTTGCACGGTGGTTATCAAGCCCGCAGAGGAAACGCCGCTGACCACGGTGCGGCTTGTCGAACTGTGCCTTGAGGCCGGGCTCCCTGCGGGGGTGGTTAATGTCGTTACCGGCACGGGTGAAGAGGCCGGTGCGGCGCTAACGGCGCATCCAGGCGTTCAGAAGCTGGCTTTCACTGGCTCGACAGAGGTTGGCAAGCTTATTGGCGTTCAGGCGATGCAGGATATGAAGCGCGTTACCCTGGAGCTGGGCGGCAAGGCCCCGATGATCATGTTCGATGATATGGATATGGATCAGTTGGGGGTTGCGGCAGGTATCGGTGTTTTCTTTAACTCTGGTCAGACCTGCTGTGCGGGAACACGCATTTATGCCCAGAAGGGCATTTTTGACAAAGTATGTGATTTCCTGGCCGACATGACCCGTTCTTTATCAATAGGGTCCGGGTTGGATCCGGCAAACCAGATTA includes:
- a CDS encoding indolepyruvate ferredoxin oxidoreductase subunit alpha, with translation MAERSFAKEVEDLKLGEGDLFRGEGILAITKALLQSGVAYVGGYQGSPISHLMDVLADANDILDDLGVVFQSSASEATAGAMLSASVMYPLRGAVAWKSTVGTNMASDALSNLSSGGVTGGAMVIVGEDYGEGSSIMQERTHAFAMKSQMWLLDPRPEQSCIVNLIEKGFELSEASNTPVMLQVRVRSCHMTGSFVCKDNKRPEFTLRDAMNAPKRDLGRIVLPPAAYEHETEKIEKRWPAGIKFIQENKLNEFSGPDGKDKQGKTGLIVVGGMYNSTIRALQLLGLSDAYGNSKLPIYVMNVAYPTIPDEVDAFCQNLDSVLIIEEGQPEYIEQSINTVIARKKRPVSIHGKDYLPMGGDYTAAVLTKGITRFLEEHDPQQLGNRAPVPDAGPILANPVVEKLKEVIPPRPPGLCTGCPERPIFASMKLVFEEMGEHHVSADIGCHLFSILPPFNIGATTMGYGLGAASAAAFNIPGAKRSIAIMGDGGFWHNGLTSGIGNAVFNKHDGVFIIVENYYSAATGGQDILSSRAYNKRRKTNNPISDALKGVGATWVREIDHTYDVNKMRAVLTEALTTDAEGPKIIVASSECMLNKQRRVKPQVAKAIKGGERVIKEKFGVDEDVCTGDHACIRLSGCPSLSVKELDDPLRDDPVASIDSTCVACGNCGEVADAAVLCPSFFRAEVTHNPTAWDRFRDRISATVIKYLQNRRESRTVSFEG
- a CDS encoding aldehyde dehydrogenase, which codes for MQIARPDSAVEEILPSVAGFLESPVRMVIGDQKVASDTSETLAVFNPATGQKIAEVPKGNAQDIDKAVKAARGALKGEWSRMRPADRQRVMLKLADLIEANGEELAQLETLNNGKSVMLSRMIEVGASADYMRYMAGWATKIEGSTIDVSIPVPPGTKYHAYTRKEPVGVVGAITPWNFPLNMAVWKIAPALACGCTVVIKPAEETPLTTVRLVELCLEAGLPAGVVNVVTGTGEEAGAALTAHPGVQKLAFTGSTEVGKLIGVQAMQDMKRVTLELGGKAPMIMFDDMDMDQLGVAAGIGVFFNSGQTCCAGTRIYAQKGIFDKVCDFLADMTRSLSIGSGLDPANQINPMVSAKHQGHVNACIARGLEQGAKPLLNSGSYDGPGFFVRPEIFTAVDQKMSIMQDEVFGPVVTITPFDDPDDAIVMANDTRFGLGASLWTTNLNTMHKYVPQIEAGTVWVNAHNLPDQNMPFGGYKQSGIGREHGRAALDNYLETKSVCIALG